A section of the Triticum dicoccoides isolate Atlit2015 ecotype Zavitan chromosome 7A, WEW_v2.0, whole genome shotgun sequence genome encodes:
- the LOC119328598 gene encoding thioredoxin-like protein Clot, producing the protein MTVEKIDATVADFDGHFERLFAGDDGGKLKLLLFLADREPSSSLTWCPDCNVAEPVIYEKLESLGKDVVLLRAFVGDKPTWRDPAHPWRVDPRFALKGVPTLLRWDKGAAAGRLEDDEANVGDKIDALLN; encoded by the exons ATGACGGTGGAGAAGATCGACGCGACGGTGGCCGACTTCGACGGCCACTTCGAGAGGCTCTtcgccggcgacgacggcggcaAGCTGAAGCTGCTGCTCTTCCTCGCCGACCGCGAGCCCTCCTCCTCCCTCACCTGGTGCCCCG ATTGCAACGTGGCGGAGCCGGTGATCTACGAGAAGCTGGAGTCGCTGGGCAAGGACGTGGTGCTCCTGCGCGCGTTCGTCGGCGACAAGCCCACGTGGAGGGACCCGGCCCACCCGTGGAGGGTGGACCCACGGTTCGCGCTCAAGGGCGTGCCGACGCTGCTGCGGTGGGACAagggcgccgccgccggccgcctcgaGGACGACGAGGCCAACGTCGGGGACAAGATCGATGCCCTGCTCAATTGA